In a genomic window of Carassius auratus strain Wakin unplaced genomic scaffold, ASM336829v1 scaf_tig00216334, whole genome shotgun sequence:
- the LOC113097621 gene encoding uncharacterized protein LOC113097621, with protein sequence MEDVASASVLAGPSQPTCSRPPGSVRRNRKSGTANIFQGVNLRQLRQLFQAAGDPDAEQRARMVWRNRGAAAGEDGADREEEDEDRAMAEVETGLAQALVGLRVRARNRSGLRVEAHKDGTGTRWMRALGHHRINEGSLAQTSEVHTGDEDNNVNNDDDASALGACGGQSSSEAGSCDQADFLPPEEEPQGPSGGPRWSWNAVQEKDPERYLHRIRH encoded by the exons ATGGAGGACGTGGCCTCAGCCTCTGTTCTCGCAGGCCCGTCCCAGCCCACGTGTTCCCGCCCGCCGGGCTCCGTGCGCCGGAACCGTAAGTCCGGCACCGCCAACATCTTCCAGGGCGTGAACCTGCGGCAGCTCCGGCAGCTCTTCCAGGCGGCAGGAGACCCGGACGCCGAGCAGAGGGCACGGATGGTGTGGAGGAACCGAGGAGCGGCGGCTGGAGAGGACGGAGCGGACCgggaggaggaggacgaggatAGAGCCATGGCGGAGGTGGAGACGGGTCTGGCCCAGGCGCTCGTGGGGCTCAGAGTCCGAGCGCGGAACCGAAGCGGCCTCAGGGTGGAGGCTCATAAAGACGGCACAGGAACACGATGGATGCGAGCGTTGGGTCATCACAG AATCAACGAGGGCTCACTGGCACAAACCTCTGAGGTCCATACTGGAGATGAAGACAATAATgtcaataatgatgatgatgcatCTGCTTTGGGAGCCTGTGGAGGGCAGAGCTCTTCTGAGGCTGGATCATGTGACCAAGCTGACTTCCTGCCCCCAGAGGAAGAGCCTCAGGGGCCCTCGGGTGGCCCCAGGTGGAGCTGGAACGCCGTTCAGGAGAAGGACCCGGAGCGATACCTGCACCGGATCCGACACTGA